The proteins below are encoded in one region of Microbispora sp. NBC_01189:
- a CDS encoding ThuA domain-containing protein → MSSRTRSGLRSRSALASAVLAVPALVLGSTGPAAAAESGAAPVLDTATLSPVAEPNYNGATNTAYTPSTTTGTGGWFINDEVTLNLSATDDDAVASFLVTVGTDAAVTVPAVPNGNRGTATYVVRGDRNSTVRYVAVDAAGNASAAKTISVRIDTKPPVAAWPGVSGGKVAHSAAAASITPTRTDPTPGSGGAAVRDMWIDGKWTYPLPLDPATLSVGVHTWAVTLGDAAGNGAKYTLTFQITTSVGDVRALVQRYVSAGKVSASNGDRLLALLTEADAGGDAAVSALTRFGRLAAQVVPEGHMRDSLVKDAAYLVEELRGVRHPDVATGVTVSAARGMDRAPFRLPAESVRNKKPKFRILLFGNQPGAFRHEHIPLTMAVIQDMGRANNFDVDVYDYLSPDVSVPNPFESIDRLSKYDVVVGVSSVGNGVFSTARPTQADPNVKVDEQAVLKQFVNQGGGFVALHGATDSMHGWDWYKGLAGGEFDNHGSNGSGLQNTCGACNIGELVTEDDTNPATGKFPDRMKIVDELYNWVGLPRQKTHVLQTLNESTYVGSIGATAGRVEGADHPISWCQNYDGGRSFTQALLHNWANTLDPVFQKNMLEGIKWAAGQTEANCVSHEEVRKLVAAGAADGSVGADLAARLSQPLTASYDDYLVKDYAGALAQAKTFRQLVDSNLHGPRQATFRKRADELVSWMKVLDGKGVHLGFVSQPKTTAVGAGEVAVFSAPAEGRNVAYQWQVKSPGSAGWTDMTGETSFAIAVTAAPEVSGSEYRVRATDPTGEVVSRSASLKVSGR, encoded by the coding sequence ATGTCCTCACGCACACGATCCGGACTGCGGTCGCGATCGGCCCTCGCCTCCGCTGTGCTCGCGGTGCCGGCCCTGGTGCTCGGCTCCACGGGCCCGGCCGCCGCCGCGGAGTCCGGAGCGGCGCCCGTCCTCGACACGGCCACGTTGTCGCCGGTCGCCGAGCCGAACTACAACGGCGCGACGAACACCGCCTACACCCCGTCGACCACGACCGGCACCGGCGGCTGGTTCATCAACGACGAGGTGACGCTGAACCTGTCCGCGACCGATGACGACGCCGTCGCGTCGTTCCTCGTGACGGTGGGCACGGACGCCGCCGTCACGGTGCCGGCCGTGCCGAACGGCAACCGAGGCACGGCCACCTATGTCGTCAGGGGCGACCGCAACAGCACGGTCCGCTACGTCGCGGTCGACGCCGCCGGCAACGCCTCGGCCGCCAAGACGATCAGCGTGCGGATCGACACCAAGCCGCCGGTCGCGGCCTGGCCGGGCGTCTCCGGCGGCAAGGTGGCGCACAGCGCGGCGGCCGCCTCCATCACCCCGACGCGCACCGACCCCACCCCCGGGTCGGGCGGGGCCGCGGTGCGGGACATGTGGATCGACGGCAAGTGGACCTACCCCCTGCCGCTGGACCCGGCCACCCTGTCCGTCGGCGTGCACACCTGGGCGGTCACTCTCGGAGACGCCGCCGGCAACGGCGCCAAGTACACCCTGACCTTCCAGATCACCACCTCGGTCGGGGACGTCCGGGCCCTGGTCCAGCGGTACGTCTCCGCCGGGAAGGTCTCGGCGTCGAACGGCGACCGCCTGCTCGCACTGCTCACGGAGGCCGACGCCGGCGGCGACGCCGCGGTGTCCGCGCTGACGCGCTTCGGCAGGCTGGCCGCCCAGGTCGTGCCCGAGGGCCACATGCGCGACTCCCTCGTGAAGGACGCCGCCTACCTGGTGGAGGAACTGCGCGGGGTCCGGCACCCGGACGTCGCCACCGGCGTCACCGTGAGCGCGGCGCGTGGCATGGACCGCGCCCCCTTCCGGCTCCCGGCCGAGTCCGTACGCAACAAGAAGCCGAAGTTCCGGATCCTCCTCTTCGGCAACCAGCCGGGTGCCTTCCGGCACGAGCACATCCCGCTCACCATGGCCGTGATCCAGGACATGGGCCGGGCCAACAACTTCGACGTCGACGTCTACGACTACCTCAGCCCCGACGTGTCGGTGCCGAACCCGTTCGAGAGCATCGACCGCCTGTCGAAGTACGACGTGGTCGTCGGGGTCTCCAGCGTCGGCAACGGCGTGTTCTCCACGGCCCGCCCCACTCAGGCCGACCCGAACGTCAAGGTCGACGAGCAGGCCGTGCTCAAGCAGTTCGTCAACCAGGGCGGCGGCTTCGTCGCCCTGCACGGCGCCACCGACTCCATGCACGGGTGGGACTGGTACAAGGGCCTGGCCGGCGGCGAGTTCGACAACCACGGCTCCAACGGCAGCGGTCTCCAGAACACCTGCGGGGCCTGCAACATCGGCGAACTGGTGACCGAGGACGACACCAACCCGGCCACCGGCAAGTTCCCGGACCGGATGAAGATCGTCGACGAGCTCTACAACTGGGTCGGTCTGCCGCGCCAGAAGACGCACGTCCTGCAGACCCTGAACGAGTCGACGTACGTCGGCAGCATCGGCGCCACGGCGGGCCGGGTTGAGGGCGCCGACCACCCGATCTCCTGGTGCCAGAACTACGACGGCGGACGCTCGTTCACCCAGGCGCTGCTCCACAACTGGGCGAACACCCTCGACCCGGTGTTCCAGAAGAACATGCTCGAGGGCATCAAGTGGGCCGCCGGTCAGACCGAGGCGAACTGCGTCAGCCACGAGGAGGTGCGCAAGCTGGTCGCCGCCGGCGCGGCGGACGGGTCCGTCGGCGCCGACCTGGCCGCCCGCCTCAGCCAGCCGCTCACCGCGTCGTACGACGACTACCTGGTGAAGGACTACGCCGGCGCCCTCGCGCAGGCGAAGACCTTCCGGCAGCTGGTCGACTCCAACCTCCACGGGCCCCGGCAGGCCACGTTCCGGAAGCGGGCCGACGAGCTCGTCTCATGGATGAAGGTGCTCGACGGCAAGGGCGTCCACCTGGGCTTCGTGTCCCAGCCCAAGACGACGGCCGTGGGCGCGGGCGAGGTCGCGGTCTTCTCCGCACCGGCCGAGGGCCGGAACGTCGCCTACCAGTGGCAGGTCAAGTCGCCGGGCTCGGCCGGCTGGACCGACATGACCGGCGAGACGTCCTTCGCGATCGCCGTCACGGCGGCGCCGGAGGTCTCCGGCTCCGAGTACCGGGTCCGCGCGACCGACCCGACCGGCGAGGTCGTCTCCCGCTCGGCCTCCCTCAAGGTCAGCGGGCGCTGA
- a CDS encoding PPOX class F420-dependent oxidoreductase: MDQMTEAEWRAFAMAETRTGTLAITRMDGRPHATPVWFALDGSDVVFTTHESSVKARELRRDSRATLCVDDQRPPYSFVMMEGEAALSGDLDEVRRWAAEIGGRYLGEEHAEECGERAGVPGALLVRLSVRKVVAYKEMAA; encoded by the coding sequence ATGGACCAGATGACCGAGGCGGAGTGGCGCGCGTTCGCGATGGCGGAGACGCGCACGGGCACGCTGGCGATCACCAGGATGGACGGGCGCCCGCACGCGACCCCCGTCTGGTTCGCCCTGGACGGCAGCGACGTGGTCTTCACCACCCACGAGAGCAGCGTCAAGGCCAGGGAACTGCGCCGCGACTCCCGGGCCACCCTCTGCGTGGACGACCAGCGTCCGCCGTACTCGTTCGTGATGATGGAGGGCGAGGCGGCGCTGTCGGGCGATCTCGACGAGGTGCGGCGGTGGGCGGCCGAGATCGGCGGCCGTTACCTGGGCGAGGAGCACGCGGAGGAGTGCGGTGAGCGCGCAGGCGTCCCCGGCGCCCTCCTCGTACGCCTGAGCGTGCGCAAGGTCGTCGCCTACAAGGAGATGGCCGCCTGA
- a CDS encoding ROK family protein translates to MSVAITDGRLRIVAFERTECDVRQGPEPVLELAAERARGLLAKAGVEQPLGVGVGVPCPVDFRRGITVATPVMPGWDGYPVRDLLARWFECPVVLDNDVNVMALGEQHAGAARTVENFLFVKIGVGIGCGIVAKGELYRGMDGCAGDIGHIQVADSDAVCACGNSGCLEATFGGEALARDALEAVRSGRSPMLGELLERDGTLSAAAVAEAVAAGDATSLQLVRTGGRRVGEVLSGLVSFFNPSLIVLGGGLAVLGHVLLAEIRSVIYRRSLPLATKNLPIVLSDVGEHAAVIGAARLVSDEAYGVPR, encoded by the coding sequence GTGTCCGTCGCGATCACGGACGGCAGGCTGCGGATCGTCGCGTTCGAGCGCACCGAGTGCGACGTACGCCAGGGTCCCGAGCCGGTGCTCGAACTCGCGGCCGAACGCGCTCGCGGGCTGCTCGCCAAGGCGGGGGTGGAGCAGCCCCTCGGAGTCGGCGTCGGCGTCCCCTGCCCGGTCGACTTCCGCCGCGGAATCACCGTGGCGACGCCGGTCATGCCGGGATGGGACGGGTACCCCGTCCGCGATCTCCTCGCCCGGTGGTTCGAATGCCCGGTCGTGCTGGACAACGACGTCAACGTCATGGCCCTCGGGGAACAACACGCGGGCGCGGCGCGCACGGTCGAGAACTTCCTGTTCGTCAAGATCGGCGTCGGCATCGGCTGCGGAATCGTGGCGAAGGGCGAGCTCTACCGCGGCATGGACGGCTGCGCGGGAGACATCGGACATATCCAGGTCGCCGACTCCGACGCGGTCTGCGCGTGCGGCAACAGCGGCTGCCTGGAGGCGACCTTCGGCGGCGAGGCGCTGGCCCGCGACGCCCTCGAAGCGGTCAGGTCGGGGCGTTCGCCCATGCTCGGGGAGCTCCTCGAACGCGACGGGACGCTGAGCGCCGCCGCGGTGGCCGAGGCGGTCGCCGCCGGCGACGCCACGTCCCTCCAGCTCGTGCGCACCGGCGGACGGCGCGTGGGCGAGGTGCTGTCGGGCCTGGTGTCGTTCTTCAACCCGAGCCTCATCGTGCTGGGCGGCGGGCTCGCGGTGCTGGGCCACGTCCTGCTCGCCGAGATCCGGAGCGTCATCTACCGGCGCTCGCTGCCCCTGGCGACGAAGAACCTGCCCATCGTGCTGAGCGACGTGGGCGAGCACGCCGCGGTCATCGGCGCGGCCCGGCTCGTGAGCGACGAGGCGTACGGCGTGCCCCGCTGA
- a CDS encoding M4 family metallopeptidase, with translation MRRGALLATAAALALAGLAAPTTEAAAKPPPGSQELVRSAAADPAQRAAAAADQAVASGLDDLRVTPNESYRRSAVTAGAGGMYYVSYERTYKGLPMVGGDAVVVADGNGRVRDTSAASGATTLGVATTPSVSAASATETAKTVLTRVDDSAAPRLVVLAWGHKPRLAWEAVVSGIAAGHPSIQHVFVDAATGEIADSYDQVREGTGTGYYYGTVTINTSGSGTSYSMTDSTRSGLKCGGQNGSAYTGTDDAWGTGGGTNLETACVDALYAVQREWDMLSSWLGRNGINGSGGGFPTRVGLADVNAYWNGSYTNFGHSQDNARQATSIDVVAHEFGHAIFQTTPGAAGSGNENGGINEGTGDIFGALTEAYANNPNDAPDYQVGELVNLVGSGPIRYMYNPSLAGDPNCYSSSIPSTEVHAAAGPLNHWFYLLAEGSSPGGGKPNSPICSGGPSSVTGISIQKAGKIYMGALQRKTSTWKYAGVRSASLAAAVELYGASSAECAATKAAWNAVGVPVQSGEPSCSASGNDFSLSLSPTAGTVAPGSAATTTVSTSTTSGSAQSVALTASGLPSGATASFSPSSVTSGGSSTLTIATSASTPSGTYPVTITGTGSSGGHTATYTLTVSGSSGGRTFTNGTDYPINDLTTITSPITSTASGNAVSPVQLSVTISHTCAEDLRIRLQGPNGTWYTVKSSGGSSCTSFGTRTYSVAVTQAAAGTWTLEVRDQYTLDTGYLDSWSITV, from the coding sequence ATGAGGCGTGGAGCACTGCTCGCGACGGCCGCCGCGCTGGCCCTGGCCGGCCTGGCCGCCCCCACCACCGAAGCGGCCGCCAAACCCCCGCCGGGCAGCCAGGAGCTGGTGCGGTCCGCCGCGGCCGACCCGGCGCAGCGCGCCGCGGCCGCGGCCGACCAGGCCGTCGCGAGCGGCCTGGACGACCTGCGCGTGACCCCCAACGAGAGCTACCGGCGCAGCGCCGTGACGGCGGGCGCCGGCGGCATGTACTACGTCAGCTACGAACGCACGTACAAGGGCCTGCCGATGGTGGGCGGCGACGCGGTCGTGGTCGCCGACGGCAACGGACGCGTCCGCGACACCTCGGCCGCCTCCGGCGCCACCACCCTGGGCGTGGCGACCACGCCGTCGGTGAGCGCCGCGAGCGCCACGGAGACGGCGAAGACCGTGCTGACCCGGGTCGACGACAGCGCCGCCCCGCGCCTGGTGGTCCTGGCCTGGGGCCACAAGCCGCGCCTGGCCTGGGAGGCCGTGGTCTCCGGCATCGCCGCCGGCCATCCGAGCATCCAGCACGTGTTCGTCGACGCGGCCACCGGTGAGATCGCCGACTCCTACGACCAGGTCAGGGAGGGCACCGGCACCGGCTACTACTACGGCACGGTGACCATCAACACCAGCGGCTCCGGCACGTCGTACTCGATGACCGACTCCACCCGCAGCGGCCTCAAGTGCGGCGGGCAGAACGGGTCGGCCTACACCGGCACCGACGACGCGTGGGGCACCGGCGGCGGGACGAACCTGGAGACCGCCTGCGTGGACGCGCTCTACGCCGTCCAGCGCGAGTGGGACATGCTCTCCAGCTGGCTCGGCCGCAACGGCATCAACGGCAGCGGAGGCGGCTTCCCCACCCGTGTGGGCCTGGCCGACGTCAACGCGTACTGGAACGGCAGCTACACCAACTTCGGCCACTCGCAGGACAACGCCCGCCAGGCCACCTCGATCGACGTCGTGGCGCACGAGTTCGGCCACGCCATCTTCCAGACCACCCCCGGCGCCGCCGGTTCCGGCAACGAGAACGGCGGCATCAACGAGGGCACCGGCGACATCTTCGGCGCGCTCACCGAGGCGTACGCCAACAACCCGAACGACGCGCCGGACTACCAGGTGGGCGAGCTGGTCAACCTCGTCGGCAGCGGGCCGATCCGGTACATGTACAACCCGTCGCTCGCCGGCGACCCCAACTGCTACTCCTCCTCGATCCCCAGCACCGAGGTGCACGCCGCGGCCGGCCCGCTGAACCACTGGTTCTACCTGCTCGCCGAGGGCTCCTCGCCGGGCGGCGGCAAGCCGAACAGCCCGATCTGCTCCGGCGGCCCCTCGTCGGTGACCGGCATCTCCATCCAGAAGGCCGGCAAGATCTACATGGGCGCGCTGCAGCGCAAGACCTCGACCTGGAAGTACGCGGGCGTCAGGTCGGCGTCGCTGGCGGCGGCGGTCGAGCTGTACGGCGCGAGCAGCGCCGAGTGCGCGGCCACCAAGGCGGCCTGGAACGCGGTCGGCGTCCCGGTGCAGTCGGGCGAGCCGAGCTGCAGCGCCTCGGGCAACGACTTCTCCCTGTCGCTCAGCCCGACCGCGGGCACCGTGGCTCCCGGCTCGGCGGCCACCACGACCGTCTCGACGTCGACCACCTCGGGGAGCGCGCAGAGCGTCGCCCTCACCGCCTCCGGGCTTCCGTCGGGGGCCACCGCGTCCTTCAGCCCGTCCTCGGTGACCTCGGGCGGCTCCTCCACCCTGACCATCGCCACCAGCGCGTCGACGCCCTCCGGCACCTACCCGGTGACCATCACAGGTACCGGCTCGTCGGGCGGCCACACCGCGACGTACACCCTCACCGTGTCGGGCAGCTCCGGCGGACGCACGTTCACCAACGGCACGGACTACCCCATCAACGACCTCACGACGATCACCAGTCCGATCACGTCGACCGCGAGCGGTAACGCGGTGTCCCCGGTCCAGCTCAGCGTGACCATCTCGCACACCTGCGCCGAGGACCTGCGGATCAGGCTCCAGGGCCCGAACGGCACGTGGTACACCGTCAAGTCCAGCGGCGGCAGCAGCTGCACGTCGTTCGGCACCCGCACCTACTCGGTCGCGGTCACCCAGGCCGCGGCGGGCACCTGGACCCTGGAGGTCAGGGACCAGTACACCCTCGACACGGGTTATCTCGACTCGTGGAGCATCACCGTCTGA
- a CDS encoding CBS domain-containing protein, producing the protein MTTARDIMTPWAEFVRADETVYEAAEKMARLDVGSLPICGADDRLTGVLTDRDIVVKVLARGRDPRSCQAGELAQGEAVTIGADDDAAEILDTMASHKVRRLPVIDGNKLVGIIALADVARALPDVPVGDLVDAISTD; encoded by the coding sequence ATGACGACCGCTCGCGACATCATGACTCCCTGGGCGGAGTTCGTGCGCGCCGACGAGACCGTCTACGAGGCCGCCGAGAAGATGGCCCGCCTCGACGTGGGTTCGCTGCCGATCTGCGGCGCCGACGACCGGCTCACGGGCGTGCTGACCGACCGCGACATCGTCGTGAAGGTGCTGGCCCGGGGCAGGGACCCCAGGTCGTGCCAGGCCGGAGAGCTCGCCCAGGGCGAGGCCGTCACGATCGGCGCCGACGACGACGCGGCCGAGATCCTCGACACGATGGCCTCGCACAAGGTCCGCCGCCTGCCCGTCATCGACGGCAACAAGCTGGTGGGCATCATCGCGCTGGCCGACGTGGCCCGCGCCCTGCCCGACGTGCCCGTCGGCGACCTCGTCGACGCGATCAGCACCGACTGA